A single window of Eucalyptus grandis isolate ANBG69807.140 chromosome 1, ASM1654582v1, whole genome shotgun sequence DNA harbors:
- the LOC120287027 gene encoding NDR1/HIN1-like protein 1 produces MANDKKGYSSSLRRSALAAITIFLLLAGVTALIVFLIYRPQRPQFSVVGAAVYELNATSPPVISTTMQFTLLIRNPSPRVSIYYDRLSAFVSYRKQAITLPASLPFLFQERRTTVELSPVLGGAAVPVAADVGNGLAVDEAYGVVGLSVVVMGRLRYKAGVIRTGHYGFYARCNMLVGLKKGFDGQVPLLASPPCKVDV; encoded by the coding sequence ATGGCTAATGACAAGAAAGGCTATTCCTCCTCTCTACGTCGGTCCGCGCTCGCGGCCATcaccatcttcctcctcctcgccggcgTCACAGCCCTCATCGTCTTCCTCATCTACCGCCCCCAGCGGCCACAGTTCTCCGTCGTCGGGGCCGCCGTGTACGAACTCAACGCCACGTCGCCGCCCGTCATCTCCACCACCATGCAGTTCACGCTCCTCATCAGGAACCCCAGCCCGCGGGTCTCCATCTACTACGACCGCCTCTCGGCCTTCGTCTCGTACCGGAAGCAGGCGATAACCCTGCCGGCGTCGCTGCCGTTTCTCTTCCAGGAGAGGCGGACCACGGTGGAGCTGTCCCCGGTGCTCGGCGGGGCGGCGGTGCCGGTGGCGGCGGACGTGGGGAACGGGCTGGCGGTGGACGAGGCGTACGGGGTGGTGGGGCTGAGCGTGGTGGTGATGGGGAGGTTGAGATACAAGGCGGGTGTAATAAGGACGGGGCATTACGGGTTTTATGCGAGGTGCAATATGCTGGTGGGTTTGAAGAAGGGCTTTGATGGTCAAGTGCCTCTGCTGGCCTCTCCTCCATGCAAAGTCGACGTTTAA
- the LOC108953812 gene encoding SH3 domain-containing protein PJ696.02-like isoform X1 has product MYAIITVVKVGMMVTYNIGTGLVVARREDSSWSPPSAISSCGIGWGAQAGGELTDFVIVLRSTEAVKTFDGTAHFSVGAGLSAAVCAIGRAAEADVRVGDGGCAACYTYSCSKVFCFPMQKTSLWRVKWSSRHTYNEPCLC; this is encoded by the exons ATGTATGCGATAATTACTGTTGTGAAAGTTGGTATGATGGTAACCTACAATATTGGAACAGGCCTTGTGGTTGCTCGTAGGGAAGACAGCTCATGGTCTCCACcttctgcaatttcttcatgtggaATAGGGTGGGGAGCACAG GCTGGAGGAGAATTGACAGACTTCGTTATAGTGTTGAGATCAACTGAGGCTGTGAAGACATTTGATGGTACTGCTCATTTTTCAGTTGGGGCTGGTTTGAGTGCAGCAGTTTGTGCCATTGGAAGGGCTGCTGAAGCTGATGTACGAGTGGGGGATGGTGGCTGTGCTGCTTGTTATACGTACAGCTGCAGTAAAG TGTTTTGTTTCCCAATGCAGAAAACAAGTCTTTGGAGAGTCAAGTGGAGTAGCAGACATACTTACAATGAGCCCTGTCTTTGCTGA
- the LOC108953812 gene encoding SH3 domain-containing protein PJ696.02-like isoform X2, which yields MYAIITVVKVGMMVTYNIGTGLVVARREDSSWSPPSAISSCGIGWGAQAGGELTDFVIVLRSTEAVKTFDGTAHFSVGAGLSAAVCAIGRAAEADVRVGDGGCAACYTYSCSKENKSLESQVE from the exons ATGTATGCGATAATTACTGTTGTGAAAGTTGGTATGATGGTAACCTACAATATTGGAACAGGCCTTGTGGTTGCTCGTAGGGAAGACAGCTCATGGTCTCCACcttctgcaatttcttcatgtggaATAGGGTGGGGAGCACAG GCTGGAGGAGAATTGACAGACTTCGTTATAGTGTTGAGATCAACTGAGGCTGTGAAGACATTTGATGGTACTGCTCATTTTTCAGTTGGGGCTGGTTTGAGTGCAGCAGTTTGTGCCATTGGAAGGGCTGCTGAAGCTGATGTACGAGTGGGGGATGGTGGCTGTGCTGCTTGTTATACGTACAGCTGCAGTAAAG AAAACAAGTCTTTGGAGAGTCAAGTGGAGTAG
- the LOC120294819 gene encoding cystathionine beta-lyase, chloroplastic-like, translating to MNFENKFDPYGAISTPIYQTATFKQPSATENGPYDYTRSGNPTRDALESLLAKLDKADRAFCFTSGMAALAAVTHLLSNGEEIVAGDDLYGGSDRLLSQVTPKSGVVVKRVNTSDLHEVASAVGPSTKLVWLESPTNPQQQISDIRKTKAHAGTMPQVNEKNTEGSNGRTTKPPV from the exons ATGAATTTCGAGAACAAGTTCGATCCTTACGGGGCGATCAGCACGCCGATTTACCAAACGGCTACGTTTAAGCAA CCTTCAGCCACAGAAAATGGTCCCTATGATTACACCAGGAGTGGAAATCCCACTCGGGATGCGCTAGAGAG CCTCCTCGCAAAGCTGGACAAAGCCGATAGAGCATTTTGCTTCACTAGCGGAATGGCTGCTTTGGCCGCCGTCACTCATCTTCTTTCAAATG GCGAGGAAATTGTTGCTGGAGATGACCTTTATGGTGGTTCCGATCGTCTGTTGTCCCAAGTAACTCCAAAATCTGGAGTTGTGGTGAA GCGGGTAAATACAAGTGATCTACATGAGGTGGCGTCTGCTGTTGGTCCCTCCACCAAGCTTGTCTGGTTAGAAAGTCCCACCAATCCACAGCAACAAATTTCGGATATACGA aaaacGAAAGCTCATGCAGGAACCATGCCTCAGGTGAATGAAAAGAACACGGAGGGAAGCAACGGAAGAACAACAAAACCACCTGTTTAA
- the LOC120287034 gene encoding LOW QUALITY PROTEIN: condensin complex subunit 1-like (The sequence of the model RefSeq protein was modified relative to this genomic sequence to represent the inferred CDS: inserted 3 bases in 3 codons; deleted 1 base in 1 codon), with translation MKNEQLNLSACKTRPGAKASPRRQETARDRGPPLCDAAIIGDEAVVAREEGLEARRFGHGRPVNKSQQTTAATRKRKRSLNFSSGGAATDGSSFVFPPNLQALEEDPEDNRLYSQSPVDIASLRSSEIEEFVKGLSFDLSDKELFCVEEQDVFDRVYSLVRSFSGLAPPCKLNVAESLRSNLSVLLPNIDSLARQDDDGMILDRIGSHRNAFKIYTFFLLSIVRDEEASVGSGNSSKVAATARKKQPLNSWNWEQQRGRVLNLIANSLEVNLSLLFGSSDPDENYLSLLQSINVFSMFENASLLKDLETKDALCRIIGSCASKYHYLAQSCASITHLIHKYDFVVTHMAEAVAGAERKYADGSLASSLIREIGRTNPKDYVKDTVGAENVGRFLVELADRIPKLISTNIGVLVSHFGGESYKIRNALVGVLGKLVAKAFKDVEGEVSSKSVRLRAKQAMLEILLERCRDVSAYTRSRVLHVWAELCEEHSVSIGVWNEVATVAAGRLEDKSAIVRKSALNLLITMLQHNPFGPQLRIASFETTLENYKKKLDELEPTTHENSVINGLSPEDLCNADGEIEDCNAETMSQEQQNSLPDSCLPHTEDAVANKDSSVPDVGNLEQTRALVASLEAGLRFSKCVSATMPNLVQLMASSSATDVENTILLSMRCRQFQIDGSEACLRKMLPLVFSPDKSIYEAVENAFITIYIRXNPVETAKNLVDLAVDSNIGDLAALESIIGALVSKGDITTTMVSALWDFFCFNVNGTTAEQSRGXLSVLCMAAKSSAGILSSHIQDIIDIGFGHWAKVDPLLARTACIAIQRLSEEDKRRLMMSNGSRLFGILESLVSGFWLPEDIWYAAADKAIGAIYTLHSSPETLAAELVKKSLNSVFDVNGGDEIQKDIENCSTSGLTTIQVAKLSKFLFVVSHVAMNQLLYIEFCAWKIRKQRSKKEKAEADGVALGEKPKENGISAELGLAASEDAFLDSLAEGAESEIISSSSSVKXLIGSCASFLSKLCRNFGLMQKCPELQASEMLALCRFMIIDSSFCDANLQLLFTVIENSPYEIVRSNCTIALGDLAVRFPNLLEPWTENVYAWLRDPSLSVRKNAVLVLSHLILNDMMKVKGYINEMAARLEDEDDRISSLAKLFFNELSKKGSNPIYNLLPDILGKLSSQNLKRESFCNIMQFLISSIKKDKQMEALVEKLCHRFGGNIRQWECISYCLSQLGFTEKGLKKLIELSKTYEHTLAEDSVMDHFKSILSKGKKFAKPELKTCLEEFEEKLNKVHAEKKEQEVTAKMLRLIKRRWVAWKPFTSSCSSGVEGVEVDSTEEGEITNASIEDTKGSLSGNPNSTIESEESSGASSEVIESESGDMEIQSPKVVVRGSKSRAKEAKTRGESSNASTSTRKNLRVKRR, from the exons ATGAAAAACGAACAACTAAACCTGAGTGCATGTAAGACGAGGCCGGGAGCGAAGGCGAGCCCGCGACGGCAAGAGACGGCCAGAGACCGAGGGCCGCCACTCTGTGATGCTGCAATAATCGGCGACGAGGCTGTAGTTGCGAGGGAGGAAGGGCTGGAGGCGAGGCG GTTCGGCCATGGACGACCGGTGAACAAATCTCAGCAAACGACAGCAGCGACGAGGAAGAGAAAACGCTCTCTCAATTTCTCCTCCGGCGGCGCGGCGACAGATGGCTCCTCCTTCGTCTTCCCTCCGAACCTCCAGGCTCTCGAAGAGGACCCCGAGGACAACCGCCTCTACTCGCAGAGCCCCGTCGACATCGCCTCGCTCCGCTCCTCCGAAATCGAGGAATTCGTCAAAG GCCTGTCGTTCGATCTCTCCGACAAGGAGCTGTTCTGCGTGGAGGAGCAGGACGTGTTCGACCGCGTGTACTCGCTGGTCCGCAGCTTCTCCGGCCTTGCCCCGCCCTGCAAGCTCAACGTCGCGGAGAGCCTCAGGTCGAACCTCAGCGTGCTGCTCCCGAACATCGACTCCCTCGCGCGACAGGACGACGACGGCATGATCCTGGACCGCATCGGCTCGCACCGCAACGCCTTTAAGATATACACGTTCTTCCTGCTCAGCATCGTGCGTGATGAGGAAGCGAGCGTTGGCTCCGGCAACAGTTCGAAG GTGGCAGCAACCGCAAGGAAGAAACAGCCTCTGAACTCTTGGAACTGGGAACAACAGAGGGGACGGGTGCTAAATCTAATTGCTAACTCCTTAGAGGTCAACCTTTCGTTGCTCTTTGGGTCATCGGATCCAGATGAAAATTACCTCTCTTTATTGCAAAGTAT AAATGTATTCTCAATGTTTGAAAATGCTTCGCTCTTAAAAGACCTCGAGACGAAAGATGCTCTCTGTCGTATCATTGGGAGTTGTGCCAGCAAATACCATTACTTAGCACAATCATGTGCTTCAATCACGCATCTGATTCACAAATATGATTTTGTTGTCACCCACATGGCCGAGGCTGTTGCAGGGGCTGAGAGAAAATATGCTGATGGTAGCTTGGCCAGTTCTCTAATAAGAGAGATTGGAAGGACCAATCCAAAAGACTATGTTAAGGACACTGTAGGAGCTGAAAATGTTGGACGTTTTCTAGTTGAACTGGCTGACAGGATACCCAAGTTGATATCGACCAACATTGGAGTGCTTGTATCACATTTTGGTGGAGAAtcttataaaataagaaatgctcTTGTTGGAGTTCTAGGAAAGCTGGTTGCAAAAGCTTTTAAAGATGTAGAGGGTGAGGTTAGTTCTAAATCTGTTCGCCTTCGAGCAAAGCAAGCTATGTTGGAAATCTTGCTGGAAAGGTGTAGGGATGTCTCAGCTTACACTCGAAGTCGAGTTCTTCACGTCTGGGCTGAGCTCTGTGAAGAGCATTCTGTTTCAATCGGAGTATGGAATGAGGTTGCAACTGTTGCTGCTGGAAGATTGGAGGATAAGAGTGCCATTGTCAGAAAATCAGCATTAAACCTA CTTATCACAATGTTGCAGCATAACCCTTTTGGTCCGCAGCTTAGAATTGCTTCATTTGAAACTACACTGGAGAACTACAAGAAGAAGCTAGATGAGCTTGAACCCACTACCCATGAAAATAGTGTAATTAATGGTTTATCACCTGAAGATTTATGCAATGCCGatggagaaattgaagattgCAATGCTGAAACTATGTCTCAGGAACAACAAAATAGCTTACCTGATAGTTGTTTACCCCATACAGAAGATGCGGTCGCTAATAAAGATAGTTCTGTGCCAGATGTTGGCAACTTGGAACAGACCAGAGCCTTGGTTGCATCTCTTGAAGCTGGATTGAGATTTTCTAAGTGTGTATCAGCCACAATGCCGAATCTCGTACAACTGATGGCTTCATCCTCTGCCACTGATGTCGAGAACACTATTCTGTTGTCGATGAGGTGCAGACAGTTCCAGATTGATGGCTCAGAAGCCTGCTTGCGTAAGATGTTGCCATTG GTGTTTTCTCCAGACAAATCCATCTATGAAGCTGTGGAGAATGCCTTTATTACAATTTACATAA AAAACCCAGTAGAGACAGCTAAAAATTTAGTCGATCTAGCTGTTGACTCTAACATAGGTGATCTAGCTGCTCTGGAATCCATTATTGGCGCCCTGGTATCAAAAGGAGATATAACAACCACAATG GTTTCTGCTTTGTGGGATTTCTTTTGCTTTAATGTCAATGGAACTACTGCAGAACAAAGTCGCG GCTTATCTGTGCTTTGCATGGCAGCAAAGTCGTCTGCTGGCATCCTCAGCTCTCACATTCAAGACATCATTGATATTGGATTTGGACACTGGGCAAAAGTGGATCCTTTACTTGCAAGAACAGCATGCATAGCTATTCAAAGATTGTCTGAAGAAGACAAGAGAAGACTCATGATGAGTAATGGTAGTAGGTTGTTTGGTATTTTGGAAAGTTTGGTCTCTGGTTTTTGGCTACCAGAGGACATATGGTACGCTGCTGCTGATAAAGCAATAGGTGCCATATATACACTTCACTCATCACCAGAAACTTTGGCAGCTGAACTGGTCAAAAAATCTCTCAATTCTGTGTTTGATGTGAATGGAGGGGATGAAATACAGAAAGATATTGAGAATTGTAGCACAAGTGGCCTTACAACGATTCAAGTAGCCAAGCTAAGTAAATTTCTTTTCGTTGTCAGTCACGTTGCCATGAACCAACTGTTATATATTGAATTCTGTGCTTGGAAAATCCGAAAACAGAGATCCAAAAAGGAGAAAGCTGAAGCTGATGGTGTGGCACTTGGAGAGAAACCTAAG GAAAATGGTATTAGTGCTGAACTTGGTCTGGCAGCTTCTGAGGATGCATTCCTTGATTCACTAGCAGAAGGAGCAGAGTCAGAAATCATTTCTAGCAGTTCCTCCGTGA ATTTGATTGGAAGCTGTGCATCTTTCCTATCGAAGCTCTGTAGAAACTTTGGTTTGATGCAAAAG TGTCCTGAATTACAAGCATCCGAAATGCTTGCTTTATGTCGGTTTATGATAATAGATTCAAGTTTTTG TGATGCCAATCTCCAGCTTCTATTTACCGTCATTGAAAATTCACCATATGAGATTGTTCGTTCCAACTGCACCATAGCACTTGGCGATTTGGCAGTTCGGTTTCCTAATTTACTAGAACCATGGACTGAAAATGTCTATGCTTGGTTACGGGATCCTTCTCTATCTGTTAGGAAGAATGCTGTTCTTGTGCTCTCCCATCTCATATTGAATGATATGATGAAG GTGAAAGGTTACATAAATGAAATGGCTGCGCGATTGGAAGATGAAGATGACAGGATTTCAAGTTTGgctaaactattttttaatgaattgtctaaaaaag GAAGCAACCCGATATACAATCTACTTCCGGATATATTGGGCAAATTATCCAGCCAGAATTTGAAGAGAGAGTCTTTCTGCAACATTATGCAGTTCTTGATCAGTTCCATCAAGAAG GACAAGCAAATGGAAGCTCTTGTCGAGAAGCTATGCCACAGGTTTGGGGGGA ATATCAGGCAATGGGAATGCATCTCTTATTGTCTTTCTCAGCTGGGTTTTACTGAAAAGGGACTCAAAAAGCTCATTGAATTATCTAAGACTTATGAACATACGCTCGCGGAGGACTCCGTCATGGATCATTTTAAAAGCATTTTAAGCAAG GGGAAGAAGTTCGCCAAACCAGAATTGAAAACATGCCTCGAGGAGTTTGAAGAGAAACTTAATAAAGTCCATGCTGAGAAGAAGGAACAAGAAGTTACTGCAAAAATGCTCAGGCTCATCAAGAGAAGATGGGTAGCTTGGAAACCTTTTACGTCATCTTGTAGTTCTGGAGTGGAAGGTGTGGAAGTTGACTCAACTGAAG AGGGAGAAATTACTAACGCATCAATAGAAGATACCAAGGGATCTCTCAGTGGTAATCCGAATTCTACCATTGAATCAGAAGAATCTTCGGGTGCTTCCAGTGAGGTAATAGAATCAGAATCAGGAGACATGGAAATTCAATCGCCAAAAGTTGTCGTGAGAG GGTCCAAATCCAGAGCCAAGGAAGCCAAAACTAGGGGTGAAAGTAGCAATGCTTCCACATCCACAAGAAAGAATCTCAGGGTAAAGCGAAGGTAG
- the LOC104428767 gene encoding TMV resistance protein N-like: protein MERLEGKSLPLGGESSSWDYEVFLSFRGPDTRSTITDSLYETMIRAGIRVFKDDEELRIGEEIGGELLRAISISKIYIPIFSKDYASSKWCLRELAHMVEHRKRGGKVILPIFYDVDASDLKLRTGSYGKALENHENQSGKIVAKQWEEALKEVAAIKGLNLKDLRSYNGKHDMS from the exons ATGGAACGTCTCGAAGGAAAGTCTCTTCCCCTTGGTGGTGAATCTTCATCGTGGGATTACGaggtgttcttgagctttagagggcCCGATACTCGCTCAACCATCACTGACTCTCTTTATGAGACCATGATTCGGGCCGGGATTCGCGTCTTCAAAGATGACGAAGAGCTCCGTATTGGAGAAGAGATTGGAGGCGAGCTTCTAAGAGCAATCTCTATTTCGAAAATCTACATACCGATCTTCTCTAAAGACTATGCTTCTAGCAAATGGTGTCTTCGCGAGCTTGCACACATGGTGGAGCATAGGAAGAGAGGTGGCAAGGTGATCTTGCCCATCTTCTATGATGTGGATGCATCAGATCTTAAGCTCAGAACTGGATCATACGGCAAGGCCTTAGAAAATCATGAGAACCAGTCTGGCAAAATTGTGGCCAAGCAGTGGGAGGAGGCCCTAAAAGAGGTCGCTGCAATCAAGGGACTGAACTTAAAAGATCTCCG GAGCTACAATGGAAAACATGACATGAGctga